Proteins from one Rhinopithecus roxellana isolate Shanxi Qingling chromosome 18, ASM756505v1, whole genome shotgun sequence genomic window:
- the LOC115894615 gene encoding uncharacterized protein LOC115894615: MADTQTPRLSEQSTTTRLASFTNRNAQDMGNTESSSNDHGIYSNAFSLGHKLAASSKGLNKKCDRSKVFRSSGLFQSSCAGPCVARTTAPIWGIPALGLSLSAAETWNSVPGRRARRLGTRLQGPRATPPARAVSLPRGGGGGSQAGDCEQVGAAAPPPRPGSTRAGGRGASRAHRPQHRAQLGRSGAAWSTGAAGRSPEPEAAAAKTSAGARVQSSPPLRHLQGLSLLPNQLAIIIFIMMMI, from the exons ATGGCAGATACTCAAACACCGAGGCTGAGTGAACAGTCCACGACTACTCGCTTAGCTTCCTTCACTAACAGGAATGCCCAGGACATGGGAAATACAGAATCCTCATCAAACGATCACGGCATCTACAGCAATGCATTCAGTCTCGGACACAAGCTTGCTGCATCCTCCAAGGGCCTGAATAAGAAGTGTGACAGAAGCAAGGTTTTCCGTTCTTCAGGCTTATTtcag AGTAGCTGTGCTGGGCCGTGTGTCGCCCGCACAACAGCGCCTATCTGGGGAATTCCAGCCTTAGGCCTCAGTCTCTCCGCAGCTGAGACTTGGAACTCTGTACCCGGGAGGCGCGCCCGCCGACTTGGGACCCGCCTCCAGGGTCCCAGAGCGACCCCGCCCGCCCGGGCCGTGTCCCTACcgcggggcggcggcggcggctcccaGGCAGGAGACTGCGAGCAGGTGGGGGCGGCGGCCCCGCCTCCGCGTCCCGGCAGCACCAGAGCTGGTGGCCGGGGAGCAAGCCGGGCGCACCGGCCGCAGCACCGAGCGCAGCTCGGCCGTAGCGGCGCCGCTTGGAGCACGGGCGCTGCGGGACGGAGCCCGGAGCCAGAGGCGGCGGCGGCGAAGACGTCGGCCGGAGCTCGAGTCCAGTCCAGCCCCCCGCTCCGCCACCTGCAG ggtctttctctgttgcccaa TCAattagccattattatttttattatgatgatgatctga